A genomic window from Helicobacter pylori includes:
- a CDS encoding hydrogenase 1 small subunit, giving the protein MFYDEKKTYQKIEERLEIVSSFNAHNEHKNLQDEFKGAGISRRDLLKWAGMMSATLALPASFAPLTLKAVEVANRLPVIWLHMAECTGCSESLLRSADPTIDSIIFDYINLEYHETIMVGSGFQAEKSLHDAIEKHKNNYILMVEGGIPQGTEYFLTQGPNAETGAEECRKAAKYAAAIFAIGTCSSFGGVQAAYPNPSNAQPLHKIIDKPVINVPGCPPSEKNIVGNVLYYLMFGALPKLDAYNRPSWAYGNRIHDLCERRGHFDAGEFVEHFGDENAKRGFCLYKMGCKGPYTFNNCSKLRFNSHTSWPIGAGHGCIGCSEPNFWDTMSPFEEPLANRSIKTAFDGLGADKVADKVGTTLLSATAIGIAAHALLSKAIKNKEQ; this is encoded by the coding sequence ATGTTCTATGATGAAAAAAAGACCTATCAAAAGATTGAAGAACGCCTTGAAATAGTCAGCTCGTTTAACGCTCATAACGAGCATAAAAACTTGCAAGATGAGTTTAAGGGTGCGGGTATTTCTAGGCGCGATTTATTGAAGTGGGCGGGCATGATGAGCGCGACTTTAGCTTTGCCGGCTAGTTTCGCTCCCTTGACTTTAAAAGCGGTGGAAGTGGCGAACAGGTTGCCTGTGATTTGGTTGCACATGGCAGAATGCACCGGCTGTAGCGAAAGCTTGTTAAGGAGTGCGGATCCCACTATTGATAGCATCATTTTTGATTATATCAACTTAGAATACCACGAGACCATCATGGTAGGGAGCGGTTTTCAAGCTGAAAAAAGCTTGCATGACGCCATAGAAAAGCATAAAAACAATTACATTTTAATGGTAGAAGGCGGTATCCCGCAAGGCACTGAATACTTCCTCACTCAAGGCCCAAACGCTGAAACGGGGGCTGAAGAATGCAGAAAAGCCGCTAAATACGCAGCCGCTATTTTTGCCATAGGCACATGCTCAAGCTTTGGGGGCGTGCAAGCGGCTTACCCTAACCCTTCTAACGCGCAACCCTTACACAAAATCATTGATAAACCCGTGATCAATGTACCCGGTTGTCCGCCCAGTGAAAAAAATATCGTGGGGAATGTGCTTTATTACTTGATGTTTGGGGCTCTCCCTAAACTGGATGCGTATAACCGCCCCTCTTGGGCTTATGGGAACAGGATTCATGATTTGTGCGAAAGGAGAGGGCATTTTGATGCGGGCGAATTTGTAGAACATTTTGGCGATGAAAACGCTAAAAGGGGCTTTTGTTTGTATAAAATGGGCTGTAAAGGGCCTTACACTTTCAACAATTGCTCCAAACTCCGCTTCAACTCGCACACTTCTTGGCCCATAGGTGCAGGGCATGGGTGCATAGGGTGTTCTGAGCCTAATTTTTGGGATACGATGAGCCCTTTTGAAGAGCCTTTAGCGAACCGCTCCATTAAAACCGCCTTTGATGGCTTAGGGGCTGATAAAGTGGCCGATAAAGTCGGCACGACTTTATTAAGCGCGACCGCTATTGGGATCGCTGCGCATG